Proteins from a single region of Nitrososphaerota archaeon:
- a CDS encoding glycine--tRNA ligase: MSFDEVVRLGQQRGFFFKTAESYPNTPAGFLDYGPLGVGLKNRFVELWRRLVVKRDGMLEIDGSQILPRAVFEASGHLAGFTDPFVKCAKCGSVFRPDKLVEEKTGKAVPEKLGDADYDQLMEKSGVRCLKCGSKLSGTTRFNMMFKVGIGPAQEEAYLRPETCQSIFVDFPLLFKTQRVKLPVGIAQVGRSFRNEIAPRQALIRLRELNQAEVEVFFNPKRADDPRYDRDLATVLSFRLPDGSDRKVPLSEALKDGMVPHKLAAHHLALIAGLYEAAGIKQENIRFRILSDEDRAFYSRAAYDLEVRLSWGWVELVACNYRGDYDLGGHARVSGGNFSVDDDGEKVLPHVFELSLGIDRSIFALIESSMAGEGDRRVMALRPYLSPTQVCVFPLVNKDGLQEKAKELYGELRESFDAFYDDSGGIGRRYARADEAGVPACVTLDYDTLKDGTVTLRDRDTREQQRVQAADLPSKLAALTRYPPMRSEARAG; encoded by the coding sequence ATGAGCTTCGACGAAGTAGTGAGGCTCGGCCAGCAGAGGGGGTTCTTCTTCAAGACGGCCGAAAGCTACCCGAACACCCCGGCCGGGTTCCTCGACTACGGCCCCCTCGGGGTCGGGCTGAAGAACAGGTTCGTCGAGCTCTGGAGGAGGCTGGTGGTGAAGCGGGACGGGATGCTGGAGATAGACGGCTCCCAGATACTCCCGCGCGCCGTCTTCGAGGCGTCGGGGCACCTGGCTGGGTTCACAGACCCGTTCGTGAAGTGCGCGAAGTGCGGCTCCGTCTTCAGGCCGGACAAGCTCGTCGAGGAGAAGACCGGGAAGGCGGTCCCGGAGAAGCTCGGAGACGCTGACTACGACCAGCTGATGGAGAAGTCGGGGGTGAGGTGCCTGAAGTGCGGCTCCAAGCTCTCCGGGACGACGAGGTTCAACATGATGTTCAAGGTGGGGATTGGGCCGGCGCAGGAGGAGGCTTACCTCCGCCCGGAGACATGCCAGAGCATCTTCGTCGACTTCCCCCTGCTCTTCAAGACGCAGAGGGTGAAGCTCCCTGTCGGCATCGCCCAGGTCGGAAGGAGCTTCAGGAACGAGATAGCGCCGAGGCAGGCTCTGATCAGGCTGAGGGAGCTGAACCAGGCGGAGGTCGAGGTGTTCTTCAACCCGAAGAGGGCGGACGACCCGCGCTACGACCGCGACCTGGCGACGGTGCTCTCTTTCAGGCTCCCTGACGGCTCGGACAGGAAGGTCCCCCTGTCGGAGGCTCTGAAGGACGGGATGGTCCCGCACAAGCTCGCGGCCCATCACCTCGCCCTGATAGCGGGGCTCTACGAGGCGGCCGGGATAAAGCAGGAGAACATACGGTTCCGGATCCTCTCCGACGAGGACAGGGCGTTCTATTCCAGGGCCGCCTACGACCTCGAGGTCAGGCTGTCATGGGGGTGGGTGGAGCTGGTCGCCTGCAACTACCGGGGGGACTACGACCTCGGGGGGCACGCCAGGGTGAGCGGGGGGAACTTCTCCGTGGACGACGACGGCGAGAAGGTCCTCCCTCACGTCTTCGAGCTGTCGCTCGGGATAGACAGGAGCATATTCGCGCTCATCGAGTCGTCAATGGCAGGGGAAGGGGATAGGAGGGTCATGGCCCTGAGGCCGTATCTCTCTCCGACGCAGGTCTGCGTCTTCCCCCTGGTGAACAAGGACGGGCTCCAGGAGAAGGCGAAGGAGCTCTATGGGGAGCTGAGGGAGTCGTTCGACGCCTTCTACGACGACTCGGGCGGCATAGGGAGGAGGTACGCCAGGGCGGACGAGGCCGGGGTCCCCGCGTGTGTGACCCTTGACTACGACACCCTGAAGGACGGTACGGTGACCCTCAGGGACAGGGACACCAGGGAGCAGCAGCGGGTCCAGGCGGCCGACCTGCCCTCGAAGCTCGCGGCCCTGACCAGATACCCGCCTATGCGAAGTGAAGCGCGAGCAGGATAG